CCACGCCGACGACCTTCGCACCCATCAGGCGCATGCGGTAGACGTTCGGCTCCTGGCGGGCCATGTCCTCGACACCCATGTAGACGACACAATCTAGGTCGAGCAGCGCGCAGGCAAGGGCTGTCGCGGTGCCGTGCTGCCCCGCCCCGGTCTCGGCGATGATGCGGGTCTTGCCCATCTTTTTCGCCAGCAGTGCCTGGCCGATGACCTGGTTGGTCTTGTGGGCACCGCCGTGGACGAGGTCTTCGCGCTTAAGGAAGATCCGCGCGTTCGCGCCGTCGAGCGGCAGGTTGCGGCACTCGGTGAGCGGGGTGGGCCGGCCGAGGTAGTCGCGCAGCAGCGCGCGGTACTCGGCCATGAACTCCTCGTCGTTGAACGCGGCGACGAAGGCGCGCTCAAGCTCGTCGAGGGCGGGCAGCAGCGATTCGGGCACGTACTGGCCGCCGAACTCGCCGTAGTAGGCGGGCAGGATGGTGCGTCCGCCGTCCTTGTTGGTCTGCGTCATGGTCAGTTCCTTACGTATGGAAGTTTCGGATGGTGGTAAACGCGCGTCGCAAAGCGCCTGCGTCCTTGTGCCCGGCCCACTGCCCCGCCGTGCTGGGGTACTCAACGCCGGAGTTGAGGTCCACGCCGAGGCAACCGGCACTCAGCGCATCGGCGACGTTATCGGGCCCGATCCCGCCGGCGAGCAGCGCGTGGTTCTTGACCTCTTCGGGGATCTCCGCCCAATCGAAGGATTCGCCCGTGCCGCCGTCGTGGGCATCGAGCACGAGCTTATCGACGCTCCCCAGCAGCGCCGTTGCCACCTGGGCGCCCTCAGGGGTGGTCATGGAGACCGCGCGCCAGACCTCTACCCCATCGCCGACCTCGGCACGGATGGCGTCGACAAGCTCGAGCTCCGCCTCGATGCTGCCCTGGTAGGAGGCGTGGACCTGGACGGCGTGGATGCCGTCGACGGTGAGCTCGGCCCAGCCCTGGGCGCGGCGGGAGACGGCCACGTACTTCAGGTGCGGCTCGTGCGCCATGATTTCGGCGGATGTTTCACGTGAAACATTGCGCGGGGAGGCGTCCTCGAAGATGAGCCCGCCGTAGACCGCGCCGGCCGCGCGGGCGGCCTGGGCGGCCGAGGAGGTGGTGAGGCCGCACACCTTGTTCGGGCCGTGGACCAGCATCCGCGCTGCCCAATCCACGTCGGGCTGGCTGGTGAGCTGGGACCCGACGAGGAACGCGTCCGAGTGCCCGCCCAGCCGGCGCACGGTTGCGACGTCGCGGATGCCGGACTCGGAAACGATCAGGGCGCCCTCCGGCGCGAGCGGCGCGAGGCGTGCGGAACGCTCAAGGTCGATCGACAGGTCGTGCAGGTTGCGGTGGTTGACACCGAAAATCTTGGCGCCGAGACGGCTGGAGCGCTCGGCTTCCTCTTCGTCGATGACCTCGGTGAGGACGTCCATGCCCAGGCGCGCGGCGAGGTCTGAGAGAGCGCGGTACTGCGCGTCGTCAAGCACGCTCAGCATGAGCAGGATCGCGTCGGCACCGAAGTAGCGCGCGGCGTACACCTGGATCTCGTCGACGATGAAGTCCTTGCACAGCACCGGCAGGTGGGTGATCGAGGCGACCGTGGCCAGGTGGTCGTAGTCTCCCCCGAACTTGTCCGGTTCGCAGAGCACGGAGATGCCGGCGGCGTAGCGCGAGTAGATGGAGGCGATCTCACCGGGCTCGTAGTGCTCGCGGATCATCCCGAGAGACGGCGAGGAGGATTTGCACTCCATGATGAACTGCGTGCCCTCGCGGGCGAGCGAGTCGTACAGGGAGCGCGTGGAGCGCGGTAGTGCGCTCAGGTCGACGCCACTGAGACGCGCTTTAATTGCGTCAAGGTGACGAAAACGCTGCTGGACAATCCCCTCGAGAACGGTGGGTAATTTAGTCACGGTAATCGGCCTCCTCGTGAGTCCGCTGCCACGTTTCCACGGAGCCGTCGGTAAGCATGCTCAGAGCGCGCTCGGTGCCCTCGCGCATCGTGTTGGAAATGCCGGCGAGGTAGAACATCGCGCCGGCGTTCACCGCCACCGCGTCACGGTGCGCCGCGGGGCCTCGCCCGGCGAAGGTCGCGCGCATGAACCGGGCGTTCTCTACCCCGTCGCCGCCGCGCAGGTCCTCGAGCGCGTGGGTGGACACGCCGAGTTCGGCGGGGCTGATGCGGAAGTTCGTGATCTCTCCGTCGCGCAGCTCCCACACCTCGGTTTCACCGTGGACGGCGATCTCGTCGGTACCCGCGCCGTGGACCACAAGGGCGCGTGACCTGCCCAGTTCCTTCATGGTCTCCGCAATGATGGGGCCCATCGACGGTTTAGCGATACCCATTATTTGGAACTCCGGGCGAGCCGGGCTGAGCAGCGGGCCCATCGTGTTGAACAGCGTGGACACTCCGAGTGACTTGCGCACCGGCTGGACGTGCGCGATCGCCGGGTTGTACGCGGGCGCGAACAGGAAGGTGAAGTTCGATGCTTCGAACTGGCGCACCGCGCGCTCCGGGTCGAGGTCTAGCGGGATGTTGAGCGCCTCCAGCACGTCCGCCGAGCCGGACTTCGAGGACACCGAGCGGTTGCCGCACTTGATCATCTTCACTCCCCCAGCCGCGGCGGTTAACGACGCCGCGGTGGAGATGTTGATCGTGTTCGCCCCGTCGCCACCCGTGCCGGCGGAGTCCATGATGCCCTTGCCGGTGACGGGGAACGGCCGGCCCGCCGCGAGGAAGGCGCGCGCCGCCCCGGCGACATCCGCGAAGGTCTCGCCACGCGTGCGCACCGTGGCCAGAAGCGCTGCGATGTGCACGTCGTCGTAATCGCCGATGGTCAGGGGAGTAAACGCCTCGATCGCCTCGTCGAGGGTGGGGGCTTTGTTGTCGAGGAACCGCCGCAGGATTTCGAGGGATTTGTCGCTGGCCATGTTTCTAGCGCCCTTTCATAAGTTCGGCCACGCAGCGCTCAATCATGATCGGACCTGCGGGGGTGAGGATGGATTCGGGGTGGAACTGCAAACCAATCGACATGCGATCGTCGCTGCGCGCGGCCATGACGACGTCGCCAAGCCGGGTCTGCGTCCGCGCCAGGGAGTGCAGGCCGTCGGGGAGGTCGACGGTGCCGAGCGAGTGGTAGCGCGCCACCGGCACGGTGCGCCCCGGGGTTCCGGGGGTATCGTCGCTGGTGAGGCCGTCGAAAAGCCCGCTGGCGATGCCTGCCTCGTCGAGCTGCATGCCAATTTGCTGACCGTGGACGGGCCCGCAAGGCTGCACGTGGCCGCCGAAGTGCTCGACGAGGGCCTGGAAGCCGAGGCAGATGCCGAGGATCGGGATGCGGCCCTGGGCGGCGGCGATGAGGTCCATCATGGAACCGGCCTCAACCGGGTAGCCGGGGCCTGGCGAGAGCACGATGAGGTCCGGCTCGGTGGCGAGGATGAGCTCGGCGGGCACAGTGTTGCGGTAGACGGTGGCGTCGAACTGGCGCATCGCGTCAACCAGGTTGTAGACAAAGGAGTCCTGGTTATCGAGGAGAACGACCCCGCTCATTTCACTACCTCCAATGTGGCTCCCGCCGCAAGCGCGATGGCGTTGAGTACCGCGTACGCCTTGTGCAGGGTCTCGTCGGCCTCGGCCTGCGGGTTCGAGTCGCGCACAACGCCCGCGCCGGCCTGCACCGCCGCGACGCCGCCCGAGACGTAGGCACTGCGGATGACAATACAGTTATCCATGTCGCCGCTGCCGGTGAGGTAGCCAATCGCCCCGCCGTAGGACCCGCGCCGGGCGCCCTCGAGCTGGCGCAGCAGCTCCGTGGCGCGCAGCTTCGGGGCGCCGGTCAGGGTGCCCATGTTCATGCACGCGCGGTACGCGTCGAGCGCGTCGAGGTCGTCGGCCAGCGTCGCAGTGACGCGCGAGACGAGGTGCATCACGCGCGAGTAGCGGTCGACCTGCAGCAGGTCCGCCACGCGGCGGCTGCCGGGCTCGGCGACGCGGGCGAGGTCGTTGCGCGCCAGGTCGACGAGCATGGTGTGCTCCGCGACCTCCTTGGCGTCGGTGCGCAGCTGCAGCTCCATGCGCGTGTCCAGCTCGTGGTTGACGCTACCGTCGGGGTTGAGCCCGCGCGGCCGGGTGCCCGCGATCGGGTAAAGCTGGATCTCCCTGGTCACCGCGTTGAACTGCAGGTTGGATTCGGGCGAGGCGCCGAAGAGCTCGTAGGGCTCGCCGTTTCGGCCGGTGCCGCGCACGTAGAACATGTACGGCGAGGGGTTGGTCTCGCGCAGCGCGCGGTACGCGGCAAACGCGTCGACGCAGGTGGTGCTGAACGTCCTGGCGGGAACGACCTGGTAGATGTCGCCGTTGTAAATATCGCCTTTGAGCTTGTCGACGTCCGCACGAAACTGCTCGTCCGTAATATCCGCTGTCACGGTGATCGTCGCCCCCGGGTGCTCCGCCGGCTCGTAGGCGTGCTCGTCGTCGGGGTCGGCCACGCGGATGCGCTCAGCCAGCTCGCCGAGCTGCGGGGCGGAACCGTCGTGGGTGATGCCCGTGAGGTAAGCGGTGCCGGACTCGTGGTCGATGCGCAACAGCGTCTCCGCGACGACGAACTGGTAGTCGGGGTACGCGTTGGTGGAGTCCGCGACCTCGGGCAACCGCTCGAAGGTCTCCAGGTAGTCGAAGGCCATCCCCCCGGCGAGGAAGGGGAAGTCGCCGTGGCGGTAGCCCGCGTCAGTAGACAGCGCGCGCAGCACCTCCGCGTTGGACACGGCGGTGAGCCGCTCGCGCTCGTCAGCGGCGTCGGAGGTGGGAAAGTCGAACACGCCGTCGCCGACGTAAAACTCAGCAAGCTGCTTGCGCAGCCGCGCGGCCAGCACCTCGCCCGAGGCGGTCAGGGGCTCGGCGTGGACGCGGGAGCCGTCGCAGGTCACGCGTAACGACGCCCGCAGCACCGCCACGGACTGCAACCCCGACTTGGTGGAGATATCAGCGGACTCTAAAAGCACCGAATCGGTCGCTGTTGTGCCGTCGAGGTAGGCGAAGAGGGCTGAGGCGTTGGCATGGTACTTGACGTCCACGCGCGCCACCTTGGGTGGGGGGTTGCTCATCAGTTCATCCTTGGTTCGAGTTCTCTGCACCGAGGGTACTGGTAGCAAAAGACCCGCGGTGCTGGGGTTATCCAAGCCGGCGGGCCGAAAGGGTACATCTACACATCTGGCACGCCGGTTACGCGCGCCACCACCACTGGGTGGAGGAGATCGTTGATGTCATGCAATGGAATGTTAGTCCAAGCTGTGAGACGGTGCAACCGCTTCTAGGCGCCCTTGCCCTCGTCCGCCTTGGACGCGGCGTTGCGCAGCGCGTCGAGGTTGACCTGCGGCGCGGGCTGTTCTTGGGGTGCGGTGTGGTTGCGGGCGGCGTCGATTAGCGTGGCGGCTCTCGCGCCGAAGTTTCCCGCGACGGACAGGGCGATCACCGCAATGATGAGGGCGATAACGGGCGCGACCCACAGCCATCCGGAGGCGATGAACGCGAACGCCGCGCCGAACGCGAGGGCCACTCCGGCGAACAGGACGAAGGGGCCGGAGACCTTGTGCGCCTGGTCCCAGATCGATTTGTCCTTACGCACCGCGGCGATGCGCAGCCCGAAGATGGAATTGCCGGGCAGCTTGCCCGCCGTCGCCACCGCGCCGACGACGGCGAGTACCACGGCGAGAACGAGATAAATGATGCCAACGACCAAGTTTGCTGTCATACACCCAGCATAAATCCCCGCCCGTGGCGCGGATAGTTGTGGTGCACCAAAGTAATCAGCAAGAATATCATGCATGAAAACAAAAATCCTCAGCTCGCTGCTGCTCTGGATCGTCATCGCGATCCTCCTGGGCATTGTGTGCAGCCTCTTCTTCCCCGAGTGGCTGGCTCGCGTCTTTGTCACCTTCAACGGACTGTTTGCCAACTTCCTCGGCTTCTTCGTGCCCGTGCTCATCTTCGCGCTCATCGCCCCGGCGATCGCGGGCCTGGGCCGCGGCGCGGGCAAGTGGCTTGGCGTTACCGCCGGGATCGCCTACGTGTCCACCATCGTCTCGGGCCTCATCGCGTGGGCGACGGCCACGGCCCTCTACCCCACTCTGCTCGGCGGCCGCACGCTGAACACCGACGTCACCGACCCCGAGGCCGGCGGCCTCGCGCCCTACTTCGAGGTGGAGATGCCCGCGCCGCTGGCCGTCATGTCGGCGCTTCTGCTCGCGTTCGTCATCGGCATCGCCATGACCTCGGTGAAATCCACCACCATGTACCGCGTGCTCGACGAGCTGCAGGCGGTG
Above is a window of Corynebacterium sanguinis DNA encoding:
- the trpCF gene encoding bifunctional indole-3-glycerol-phosphate synthase TrpC/phosphoribosylanthranilate isomerase TrpF; protein product: MTVTKLPTVLEGIVQQRFRHLDAIKARLSGVDLSALPRSTRSLYDSLAREGTQFIMECKSSSPSLGMIREHYEPGEIASIYSRYAAGISVLCEPDKFGGDYDHLATVASITHLPVLCKDFIVDEIQVYAARYFGADAILLMLSVLDDAQYRALSDLAARLGMDVLTEVIDEEEAERSSRLGAKIFGVNHRNLHDLSIDLERSARLAPLAPEGALIVSESGIRDVATVRRLGGHSDAFLVGSQLTSQPDVDWAARMLVHGPNKVCGLTTSSAAQAARAAGAVYGGLIFEDASPRNVSRETSAEIMAHEPHLKYVAVSRRAQGWAELTVDGIHAVQVHASYQGSIEAELELVDAIRAEVGDGVEVWRAVSMTTPEGAQVATALLGSVDKLVLDAHDGGTGESFDWAEIPEEVKNHALLAGGIGPDNVADALSAGCLGVDLNSGVEYPSTAGQWAGHKDAGALRRAFTTIRNFHT
- the trpD gene encoding anthranilate phosphoribosyltransferase, with product MASDKSLEILRRFLDNKAPTLDEAIEAFTPLTIGDYDDVHIAALLATVRTRGETFADVAGAARAFLAAGRPFPVTGKGIMDSAGTGGDGANTINISTAASLTAAAGGVKMIKCGNRSVSSKSGSADVLEALNIPLDLDPERAVRQFEASNFTFLFAPAYNPAIAHVQPVRKSLGVSTLFNTMGPLLSPARPEFQIMGIAKPSMGPIIAETMKELGRSRALVVHGAGTDEIAVHGETEVWELRDGEITNFRISPAELGVSTHALEDLRGGDGVENARFMRATFAGRGPAAHRDAVAVNAGAMFYLAGISNTMREGTERALSMLTDGSVETWQRTHEEADYRD
- a CDS encoding glutamine amidotransferase-related protein, which gives rise to MSGVVLLDNQDSFVYNLVDAMRQFDATVYRNTVPAELILATEPDLIVLSPGPGYPVEAGSMMDLIAAAQGRIPILGICLGFQALVEHFGGHVQPCGPVHGQQIGMQLDEAGIASGLFDGLTSDDTPGTPGRTVPVARYHSLGTVDLPDGLHSLARTQTRLGDVVMAARSDDRMSIGLQFHPESILTPAGPIMIERCVAELMKGR
- a CDS encoding anthranilate synthase component 1 is translated as MSNPPPKVARVDVKYHANASALFAYLDGTTATDSVLLESADISTKSGLQSVAVLRASLRVTCDGSRVHAEPLTASGEVLAARLRKQLAEFYVGDGVFDFPTSDAADERERLTAVSNAEVLRALSTDAGYRHGDFPFLAGGMAFDYLETFERLPEVADSTNAYPDYQFVVAETLLRIDHESGTAYLTGITHDGSAPQLGELAERIRVADPDDEHAYEPAEHPGATITVTADITDEQFRADVDKLKGDIYNGDIYQVVPARTFSTTCVDAFAAYRALRETNPSPYMFYVRGTGRNGEPYELFGASPESNLQFNAVTREIQLYPIAGTRPRGLNPDGSVNHELDTRMELQLRTDAKEVAEHTMLVDLARNDLARVAEPGSRRVADLLQVDRYSRVMHLVSRVTATLADDLDALDAYRACMNMGTLTGAPKLRATELLRQLEGARRGSYGGAIGYLTGSGDMDNCIVIRSAYVSGGVAAVQAGAGVVRDSNPQAEADETLHKAYAVLNAIALAAGATLEVVK
- a CDS encoding SdpI family protein, producing the protein MTANLVVGIIYLVLAVVLAVVGAVATAGKLPGNSIFGLRIAAVRKDKSIWDQAHKVSGPFVLFAGVALAFGAAFAFIASGWLWVAPVIALIIAVIALSVAGNFGARAATLIDAARNHTAPQEQPAPQVNLDALRNAASKADEGKGA